The Pantanalinema sp. region ATCCTCGAGGCGATGATCCCCAAGGGGCACCTGCCCCCCATGATCGTCGTGGCCATCTACAACGGCCAGGAGCACCGCCTCAGCGAGCAATCCCCCTGGGGGGCCCCCCACTTCGACGTGGTGGGGGAGGGCGACGCCTTCCTCGACTGGGTGGCCCACGACCTCAAGCACCGGATCGACCGCGGCTTCCGCACCCTGAGCGACCCGGCGAACACGGGCGTCGGCGGCTCCTCGATGGGGGGGCTGACCTCCCTTTACGCCGGCTTCAAGTACTCCCACGTCTTCGGCAGGGTGCTCGCCATGTCGAGCGCCCTCTGGTTCGCCGACAAGAAGATCTTCCCGTTCGTGAGAGGGGCGCAGAAGCCCCAAGGCAGCCGGTTCTACCTGGACTGCGGCCGCTTCGAGGGCGCCCGGCGCTCCCAGCTCAGCTTCCTTCGCCAGAACCAGGAGATGGCCCAGCTCCTGCGGGACAAGGGCTTCTCGGACGGGCGCGACCTGATGTGGGTCGAGGACCCCAACGGCAGCCACAGCGAGCACGACTGGGCCCGCCGCCTGCCCCAGGCCATGCGCTTCCTCTGGGGCTAGAAAACGCCCCCTGACATGCTCACGATCGGCTCGCTCAAGCTCGAAAGCCTCGCCATGCTCGCGCCCATGGCGGGGGTCTGCGACAGCCCGTTCAAGCGGGTGGTGCGGCACTTCGACACCAAGAGCCTGCTCTCGACCGAGATCGTCAACAGCGACGCCCTCTTGGTCGGCAACCGCGAGATGCTCGAGCGCATCCGGCTGCGGCCCGAGGAGAGCCCCGCCGCGCTCCAGATCGCGGGCCACGCCCCCGAGCCCCTCGCCAGGGCGGCCGCGATCGCGCAGGAGGCGGGTGCGGACCTGATCGACATCAACTGTGGCTGCCCCTCTCCGCAGCTGGTCAAGAGCGGTAACGGCGCGGCCCTCATGAAGGACCCCGCCAGGGTCGGCGCCCTCTACTCGGCCGTGCGCAAGGTCACCCGGGTCCCCATGACCGTCAAGATGCGCCTGGGCTGGGACGTGGACTCCCTGACCGTCTTCGAGATCGCCCGGATCGCCCAGGAGTGCGGCGCGGACGCGGTCTGGATCCACGGCCGCACCGCCGTCCAGCAGTACGCGGGCACCGCCGACTGGGACCTGATCGGCCAGGTCAAGCGCAGCCTCAGGATCCCGGTCATCGGCAACGGCGACGTCTTCACCCCCGAGGACGCCAGGGCGCGCATGGCGCGCTCCGGGGTGGATGCGATCGCCATCGGCCGCGGGGCCATGGGCAACCCCTGGATCTTCCGGCGGGTGGACCACTACCTGCGCACGGGCGAGCTTTTGCCAGAACCCACCCTGAGCGAGCGCCTCGCCGCGGCCCGGCTGCAATGCCGGTACCTGATCGAGGAGATCGGCGAGCGGCGCGGGGTGCTCGAGTGCCGCAAGCACGTGACGTGGTACACCAAGGGCCTACCCGACACCGCAGAGCTGAAGCAGGCCATCAACGCCGCCCAGGGCGCCCAGGAGGTGTACGACGCACTCGAGCGCTACCTACACGCGCAACCGGACCCCGATGCCCTGCCGGATCCGGCGAACGTGGGGCAACTCGTCGATGCCAAGTGGCAGCGGTACCGGTAGGCTCGGCCA contains the following coding sequences:
- a CDS encoding alpha/beta hydrolase-fold protein, with translation MRKFGYRGTGTLRLDLQDPTDVQVLVEAPSVASHERLYMASNVNGWNPRNDRYSLRRMPDGRFEIRQLLAAGSHFEFKITRGGWDRVEVSSDGSDLPNHVHKVHGPIMRLEVKVADWQDHHPRAPKPRTTVGDVRSLGEFTIHTLNRRREVLVYLPPRYEFETDRRYPVMYMWDGQNLFDESTAFSGEWHVDEILEAMIPKGHLPPMIVVAIYNGQEHRLSEQSPWGAPHFDVVGEGDAFLDWVAHDLKHRIDRGFRTLSDPANTGVGGSSMGGLTSLYAGFKYSHVFGRVLAMSSALWFADKKIFPFVRGAQKPQGSRFYLDCGRFEGARRSQLSFLRQNQEMAQLLRDKGFSDGRDLMWVEDPNGSHSEHDWARRLPQAMRFLWG
- the dusB gene encoding tRNA dihydrouridine synthase DusB, which codes for MLTIGSLKLESLAMLAPMAGVCDSPFKRVVRHFDTKSLLSTEIVNSDALLVGNREMLERIRLRPEESPAALQIAGHAPEPLARAAAIAQEAGADLIDINCGCPSPQLVKSGNGAALMKDPARVGALYSAVRKVTRVPMTVKMRLGWDVDSLTVFEIARIAQECGADAVWIHGRTAVQQYAGTADWDLIGQVKRSLRIPVIGNGDVFTPEDARARMARSGVDAIAIGRGAMGNPWIFRRVDHYLRTGELLPEPTLSERLAAARLQCRYLIEEIGERRGVLECRKHVTWYTKGLPDTAELKQAINAAQGAQEVYDALERYLHAQPDPDALPDPANVGQLVDAKWQRYR